The Thermotoga neapolitana DSM 4359 sequence TTTCAATACACTTCTGTTTGAACTCTTCTTCGAGCTCTTTCATGATTTTGAGAGAAACCTCTATACCTGCTTTGTCCATTTCTTCCTCAACTATCTGCTGGTATTCCGGTGGCAGGCTGTTGAACCAGTCTGCGCTGACGATCTCAAAGTTGATGAGGAGGAAGTGTCCCGTCTCAGACATGTACTTCAAAACTTCGTACAGACCACCGTTGTAGACGTTCGCGTAGGTGAGTTCTGCACCGTCGACCGCTTTCGTCTGGACTGCCGTGTAGATTTCTCCAAAGTTGATGGCAACCGGTACCGCTCCGAGGGCTCTTATGGACTCCTGCCATGCTGGAGCACCCGGTGTTCTGATTCTGAGTCCCTGGAGATCCTCGGGTTTTCTGATGGGCTTGTTCGTTACAAAGTGCCTGTAACCCTGTACCCAGTAGAATGAGAGAACCTTTATGTTGTACTTCTGTTCGAGTTCCTTCAGCCACTTCTGCATCGTTGGTGACTGTTTGATCTTCTTCAAAATCTCAATGGCTTCTTCGGGTGTTTTCGCTCCCATGAAATCGATGAAGTAGGCAAGGTTCATAACACCGATGTCCTTCACGTACATTCCAAGCCTTGCGGAGTCGGTGTTCCATCCTACAGGTGCTCCCATTCTGATCTGCTCGATGATGTCTTCTTCCACACCAAGCTGAGAACTCGGGAAGACTTCAATTCTGACATCACCGTTCGTTCTCTCTTCAACGGCCTTTGCCCACTTCAGAAATGCCTGGTGGTAGGGTTCTCCGGGAGCGAGAACGTGACCGAATCTCAGAGTCCACCTGGCACCGAACACAACAGACACGAGAAACACACCCAGAATCACCGCTAGGAGAATCTTCCTGCTCACCATCCTACACCTCCTCTGTAAAAATATTTTTTTCTCATGATGATGTGTTTCACATTTTGCAAAAAAATTTTATGTCGGACGAGGATGCAAAGTCAACGGTTAACATTTCTGTTACATAGTGTGGTGATAGGATATCGATAAGGAGGGACTGGGATGCGGGTGTTTGCCTTTCTTGGTGACAGATACCACGATCATGATCTCTTTCTGGAAACGCTGAAGGACGTTTTGAACGGGCAAATCCACGATCTTAATCCAGAAGACTTTTCAGAGATAGAAAAACTTCCGGATCTTGTCGTTATAGGACGCTGGAACCTTCTCGATGAAACCATCCCGTGGGTGAGTGAAAAGGAAACAAAACTTCTGGAGGAATACATCAAAACAGGTGGGAAACTCTTTGTCTGGCACTCCGGACTTTCCCGCTTTCCCGAGAGTTACAACAGACTCGTTGGAGGAAGGTTCATACACCATCCGCCACAGAAAAAAGTGAAATACTACGGAAAAAATGTTGAATTCGAACTGATAGATGAGCACTACTTCGTTGAGCTGTACTCGGATGTGGAGATATTCCTCTGGAGTGAATCAGAAGACGGTGTTTCCATCGCGGGCTGGACGAGAAGGTTTCACGAAGGGAAAATACTGGCCCTCACGCCCGCTCACGGTGAGGGCCTGAAGGATGAAACTTTCAGGAACTTTTTGAAGAACACCCTTTCATCTTTCATGACTCAGGCTTCCTGATAACTCTCCACCGGATAGTCGATTTCCTCGAGTTTTTTCAGAACACTGTCCAGATCTTCTGTTTCAACGATAACTTTCTTTTCCTCCACACTCACTTCGTAATCTTTGATCCCAAGTTCGTCTAGTGCCTTCGAAATCCTCATCTTGCAGTGATTACAGGAAATATCCGGTACGTTGAGTACGTACTTCATAACAGCACCTCCTCACAGAAATTGAGATTCTATCTCTCTTATTATCCTCTCTTCCTCGTTGATCTCCTCCACGATTCTGTTTAGATCTTCTAGAACCTTTTCAACATCCAGACCTTTCTTTTTGCAGGCGTCCTTCAAACTCTCCATCTTCGCACAGCAGGTGTCAAAGCCGTATTTTCTGAGTGCCCTTTCCAGTCTCTCATGGGCTTCCATGATTTCCTTGAGAGTGGTATCCTCTCTTATCTTCTCAATCACTTTCCTCACCTCCTTTTCTGGCAGTTATCAAACGTACCACATCGCCAAGAAGGTGCTTTTCTTCCTCGATCACAAATCCTGCTTTCTTTATGTTATCAACCGTTTTTCGGAGCATGCTCGTTCCCAGAAGAGGCTTTGTGAAGATGTGCATCACAAACAACATCACGTTAACGTACCATTTTCCGCTTCTCATGTGTTCAAGAAAAACGGCTTTTCCAGAGGGCTTGAGAACTCTGTGAACTTCTTTCAAACCCTTTATGGGATCCGGCACCGTACAGAAGACGAACGTGGAAACAACGCAGTCGAACTCTTCGTCTGAAAAAGGAAGATTCTGAACGTCCGCTCTCAACAACTTCACCTTTTTTTCTGGAAACTTTTTTAACCTCTCCTGACACACCCTGAGCATTCCTTCACTGACATCTACACCCACAACGTCTACATCGTCCGGATAGTACGGAACGTTCTTTCCAGTGCCGATGCCAACTTCCAGAATCCTCTTCCCCTCCACTCTTTTGAAGAGTTCTTCACGAAACCTTGAGAAAAACTTCTTCTCGATGAAGCATTCGAATCTATCGTAAAGTGATGCAAATCTGTCGTATTTCTTTTCGACACTCACTATTTCACCCTCATGGAATTGAGGGTCACGGTGATGGAACTGAACGCCATGGCAAGTTCTGCGATCACCGGATGAAGCAATCCCATCATCGCCATTGGAATGGCTATCACATTGTAGAAGAAGGCCCAGAACAGGTTCTGTTTTATGATTCTGAAGGTTTTTCTCGACACCTCGATGGCATCGACGACTTTTGATATACCACCCTTTGTTATGATGATGTCTGCACTGTCGATGGCAAGGTCTGTTCCTGAACCTATTGCTATTCCGACGTCTGCCCCTTTCAAAGCAGCGGCGTCGTTCATACCGTCTCCCACCATCGCAACTTTCTTTCCCTGGGCCTGGTAATATCTCACAAGGTCCAGTTTCTCAGAAGGTTTCACACCCGCGTGGAACTTCTCTATCCCAAGTCGCCTTGCAACCGCTCTTGCTGTCTTTTCGTTGTCTCCCGTTATCATGACAGGTTCTATTCCCATCTCCTTGAGCCTTCTCACGGCCTCGGGACTGTCTTCCCTGATAGGATCTTCTATCGCAAGAAATCCCACAACTTCACCGTTTCTTCTCACCTCAACCACGGTCTTTCCCTCTTCCAGAAGAGACTCGTACCTTGAGTAATCCTGGGGCTTTCCAACAAAATACTCTTCTCCCTTGTAAAGTGCCCTTACCCCTTCTCCCGGGATCTCTTCCACGTTTTCTATCTCGACCACATCCTGAGAGAGTTCCGAAATTGCTTTTGCAAGAGGATGGTTCGAATTTCTCTCCACGCTCGCTACGATCCTCACCAGTTCGTCGGAAAGGTTGTGATCCACCACCCTTGGACTGCCCTCGGTGAGCGTTCCTGTTTTGTCTGTGAGAACCACCCCAATGTCCTTCGATGTCTGAATCGCCTCGGCGTTTCTTATGAGAAGACCTTTCTTTGCCGCAAGTCCCGTTCCAGTCACAAGGGCCATGGGAGTTGCAAGACCAAGCGCACATGGACACGCTATGACGATCGTGGCAACAAAGACGAAGATGGAAAAGGTCAGCGGATCACCGGTCTGTATGATCCACGGAAAGATCTCCCTTGCTTTTTCTACAAAGGGAAGGAATTGTTCGTAATTGAAGTACCACACCAGGGCACTGGCTATCGCAAGGACGATGATCGTGGGGACAAACCACATGGTGATTCTATCGGCGAGAGCCTGAATCGGCACCTTCGAACCCTGCGCTTCCTGAATCAATTTGATCATTTGAGACAAAAAGGTGTCTTCTCCTACTTTTGCGACTTTTATTTTGATAGGGCTCGATACATTCAAAGAACCACCGATTACTTCATCGTTTTCTCTCTTCAAAACCGGTATGGATTCTCCCGTCACTACGGACTCATCGATTGAAGACTGGCCTTCCACGATCACCCCATCCACGGGTATTCTTTCGCCGGGCTTCACGAGTACGATGAAATCCTCTTTCACCGCCTCTATCGGCATCATCACTTCTCCTTCATCGGTGATGACACGGGCTTCTTTCGCCTGAAGTTTCAGAAGGGCTTTGATTTCTTTGCTGGCCCTGTCACGCAGATAAGATTCTATGAAACGTCCTGTGATGTGGAACGCAACGATCATGGCACCTATGGCACCGAAAGACATCACGGGAAGTCCTATACTGTCGAGAACAGCCGTTACCCAGGAAGTCACCGCACCGAAGAAGATGAGTGTGTCCATGTTCGTGTGCTTATGTGTGAGGGCTATCCATGCCCCTCTGATCGTTCCTCTGCCCACATAGAACGTAACGAACGCACCTGCGAAGACCTCTATCCAGGTGAAATACGGCACCTTGGAAACAAACATGTGATAAATCATAAGGAGGGCAAGAGGAGCCGTGACGAGCCAGGCAAGGATCAAATTCTTTTTCGATTCTTCGTAACGCTTTCTTTCCACGTCCTCTGGTGATTCTGTACTGATTCCATAACCTACCTCTTCCACCGCTTTTTTGATTTCCTCGAAGGATAACTCTCTTTCTGCCACGATGAAACCCGTGGAGGTTGCCAGATTCACCGCTGCGAATTTCACCCCGTCGAGTTTTCTCAGGGCCTTTTCAACGGTTTTCGCACATGTGGCACACGTCATTCCTGTTACGGTGAAGGTCTTCTTTATCCCTTCATTCTTCACAGCACGATCCTCCATTGTCCTCTGATCGGCCATCTTGCCACACCTCCCTCGCCCAGGTTTCTGCAATGCACGCTCCCATGGTGACAGCAACTTCGAGGATCTCTTTTATTTCATCCTTTGTGGCACCCATTTCGATCGCTTTCTGATAATATCCCTGAGCACAGGGTTTGCACTTTTCCACAACCGCTATGGCTAAAGCCGTCAGCACTTTGTACTTTGCAGGGATAGAACCGTCAGCGAAAGCCTTGTTTCTCATTCTTACAACGGCACCACTCACTTCAGGGAATTCCTTTCTCCAGCGTTCAAATTCACTCATCCTGGATCCTCCTTTTCATTCTTTCGTACTCTTCTTCGGTGATCTCACCGCGGGCAAACCTTTCCTTCAGTATCTCAAGAGCCTTTTTGTTACTGGTTCTTCCTTCCGTTTTCTCATGTCTTTCTCCTCCAAGCCACCTGAAGAGAAAGGCAAAGAGAACCACCAGAATAACTGCCCAGAAAATCATCATGATAACTCCTCCCCAGTTCCAGGGCCAGAAGCCCCAGCTCCAAAAACAAAAAGGACACATCGTTGATTCCTCCTCTCAAATTATGCTACACTAATTGTAGCACATTATGAGAGACTAATTCAAGTCGAATTTTTCCAGTAAGGAGGTGGATTTTATGAAAGTGAAGGATCCCGTCTGCGGAATGAAGATCGAAAAGGAAGAGGCGGTGGAAAAGGTGGAATACATGGGGAAAGAGTACTACTTCTGTTCTCAAGAGTGTGCTGAAAAGTTTAAAGATAATCCAGAACAATACGCGCACCGGGGAAAGTCACGTGGTCATGGATGTTGTCATTGAAAGATTAAAAAAAGGCGCCGCCCGGCGCCTTTTACTTTGGATTTTGAGATTAGCTTAGAATAACCTCTCATTACCTTTGAAGAACACCGGGATAACATCGAGAGGTGCTTTTACTTCTATCCATTGTCCCCCATCATAGGTTTTACTTGTGCTCCTTTCTGTCCAAAAAGTTCCTTTCGGCAAATAGACTTTCCTAGTTCTTGCTCCCTTTTCCAGAACAGGGGCGACCAGTACATTCGAGCCAAACATGTATTCATCTTCCACATTCCAGACCACGGGATCATCCGGAAAATCCACAAAGAGAGGCCTCATCAAAGGAATTCCTTGTTCAATGGACAGCTTCAT is a genomic window containing:
- a CDS encoding DUF542 domain-containing protein — encoded protein: MIEKIREDTTLKEIMEAHERLERALRKYGFDTCCAKMESLKDACKKKGLDVEKVLEDLNRIVEEINEEERIIREIESQFL
- a CDS encoding class I SAM-dependent methyltransferase; this encodes MSVEKKYDRFASLYDRFECFIEKKFFSRFREELFKRVEGKRILEVGIGTGKNVPYYPDDVDVVGVDVSEGMLRVCQERLKKFPEKKVKLLRADVQNLPFSDEEFDCVVSTFVFCTVPDPIKGLKEVHRVLKPSGKAVFLEHMRSGKWYVNVMLFVMHIFTKPLLGTSMLRKTVDNIKKAGFVIEEEKHLLGDVVRLITARKGGEESD
- a CDS encoding YHS domain-containing protein translates to MKVKDPVCGMKIEKEEAVEKVEYMGKEYYFCSQECAEKFKDNPEQYAHRGKSRGHGCCH
- a CDS encoding PLB family transporter, which produces MCPFCFWSWGFWPWNWGGVIMMIFWAVILVVLFAFLFRWLGGERHEKTEGRTSNKKALEILKERFARGEITEEEYERMKRRIQDE
- a CDS encoding carboxymuconolactone decarboxylase family protein; translation: MSEFERWRKEFPEVSGAVVRMRNKAFADGSIPAKYKVLTALAIAVVEKCKPCAQGYYQKAIEMGATKDEIKEILEVAVTMGACIAETWAREVWQDGRSEDNGGSCCEE
- a CDS encoding heavy-metal-associated domain-containing protein; this translates as MKYVLNVPDISCNHCKMRISKALDELGIKDYEVSVEEKKVIVETEDLDSVLKKLEEIDYPVESYQEA
- a CDS encoding ThuA domain-containing protein, with translation MRVFAFLGDRYHDHDLFLETLKDVLNGQIHDLNPEDFSEIEKLPDLVVIGRWNLLDETIPWVSEKETKLLEEYIKTGGKLFVWHSGLSRFPESYNRLVGGRFIHHPPQKKVKYYGKNVEFELIDEHYFVELYSDVEIFLWSESEDGVSIAGWTRRFHEGKILALTPAHGEGLKDETFRNFLKNTLSSFMTQAS
- a CDS encoding C4-dicarboxylate TRAP transporter substrate-binding protein, with protein sequence MVSRKILLAVILGVFLVSVVFGARWTLRFGHVLAPGEPYHQAFLKWAKAVEERTNGDVRIEVFPSSQLGVEEDIIEQIRMGAPVGWNTDSARLGMYVKDIGVMNLAYFIDFMGAKTPEEAIEILKKIKQSPTMQKWLKELEQKYNIKVLSFYWVQGYRHFVTNKPIRKPEDLQGLRIRTPGAPAWQESIRALGAVPVAINFGEIYTAVQTKAVDGAELTYANVYNGGLYEVLKYMSETGHFLLINFEIVSADWFNSLPPEYQQIVEEEMDKAGIEVSLKIMKELEEEFKQKCIEKGMTVIPASEIDKEAFMERAKQAYRNLGLEDALNQLIREVKGE
- a CDS encoding heavy metal translocating P-type ATPase produces the protein MADQRTMEDRAVKNEGIKKTFTVTGMTCATCAKTVEKALRKLDGVKFAAVNLATSTGFIVAERELSFEEIKKAVEEVGYGISTESPEDVERKRYEESKKNLILAWLVTAPLALLMIYHMFVSKVPYFTWIEVFAGAFVTFYVGRGTIRGAWIALTHKHTNMDTLIFFGAVTSWVTAVLDSIGLPVMSFGAIGAMIVAFHITGRFIESYLRDRASKEIKALLKLQAKEARVITDEGEVMMPIEAVKEDFIVLVKPGERIPVDGVIVEGQSSIDESVVTGESIPVLKRENDEVIGGSLNVSSPIKIKVAKVGEDTFLSQMIKLIQEAQGSKVPIQALADRITMWFVPTIIVLAIASALVWYFNYEQFLPFVEKAREIFPWIIQTGDPLTFSIFVFVATIVIACPCALGLATPMALVTGTGLAAKKGLLIRNAEAIQTSKDIGVVLTDKTGTLTEGSPRVVDHNLSDELVRIVASVERNSNHPLAKAISELSQDVVEIENVEEIPGEGVRALYKGEEYFVGKPQDYSRYESLLEEGKTVVEVRRNGEVVGFLAIEDPIREDSPEAVRRLKEMGIEPVMITGDNEKTARAVARRLGIEKFHAGVKPSEKLDLVRYYQAQGKKVAMVGDGMNDAAALKGADVGIAIGSGTDLAIDSADIIITKGGISKVVDAIEVSRKTFRIIKQNLFWAFFYNVIAIPMAMMGLLHPVIAELAMAFSSITVTLNSMRVK